The Paeniglutamicibacter sulfureus genome includes a region encoding these proteins:
- a CDS encoding substrate-binding domain-containing protein — protein sequence MIRPLKKITTSLAALGVASLVLTGCGAGDPNAAGAAGSSDKQLTVGVSVYDMSSFVTQGKEGIDAYAAANDVKILWNSANLDVNTQATQVDQFVNQGVDAILVNPVQAGSLQPQVAAAKEAGIPFVDVNASLKNDALDGSVQPDDVAAGAQEAQMMMDKLGGKGNVVILQGPLGGSGEIDRGAGIDSVLAKYPDVKVLAKDTANWKRDEAVNKMKNWISAFGDDIDGVISQNDDMGLGALQALKEAGIKGVPIVGIDGIEDGLKAVKQGDFIGTSLQHGTVEMAAGLAVAVKLAKGEEVNAKPVYIMPAITKENVDGAMKNVVTERESFLKALPELISENLKTGNVAYEGLPGQIK from the coding sequence TCGGCGTGGCCTCCCTGGTCCTCACCGGTTGCGGAGCAGGCGACCCGAATGCCGCCGGCGCAGCGGGCTCGTCCGACAAGCAGCTGACCGTGGGCGTGAGCGTCTACGACATGTCCTCCTTCGTGACCCAGGGCAAGGAAGGCATCGATGCATACGCCGCGGCCAACGATGTGAAGATCCTGTGGAACTCGGCCAACCTCGACGTCAATACGCAGGCAACCCAGGTTGACCAGTTCGTGAACCAGGGCGTCGACGCGATCCTGGTCAACCCCGTTCAGGCCGGCTCGCTGCAGCCGCAGGTTGCCGCGGCCAAGGAAGCAGGCATCCCTTTCGTCGATGTCAACGCATCGCTGAAGAACGATGCCCTTGACGGGTCGGTGCAGCCGGACGATGTCGCCGCCGGTGCCCAGGAAGCCCAGATGATGATGGATAAGCTGGGCGGCAAGGGCAACGTCGTGATCCTGCAGGGCCCGTTGGGTGGTTCAGGGGAAATCGACCGCGGCGCGGGCATCGACTCGGTCTTGGCCAAGTACCCGGACGTCAAGGTGCTGGCGAAAGACACCGCCAACTGGAAGCGCGACGAGGCCGTGAACAAGATGAAGAACTGGATCTCTGCATTCGGCGACGACATCGACGGCGTCATCTCGCAGAACGACGACATGGGGCTCGGAGCCTTGCAGGCATTGAAAGAAGCAGGCATCAAGGGCGTCCCGATCGTGGGCATCGATGGCATCGAGGATGGACTGAAAGCCGTGAAGCAGGGTGACTTCATCGGTACTTCGTTGCAGCACGGAACGGTGGAAATGGCCGCGGGACTGGCCGTGGCAGTCAAGCTGGCCAAGGGCGAGGAAGTCAACGCAAAGCCCGTCTACATCATGCCGGCCATCACCAAGGAGAATGTTGACGGCGCCATGAAGAACGTGGTGACCGAACGTGAATCCTTCCTTAAGGCGCTGCCCGAGCTGATCAGCGAGAACCTCAAGACCGGCAACGTGGCTTACGAAGGGCTGCCGGGCCAAATCAAGTAG
- a CDS encoding TOTE conflict system archaeo-eukaryotic primase domain-containing protein produces MSPTHHDPDQPQLPLDGASTRPPAPADTRAPADAPANAPANAGSVQRELEALRIDNLRLRKLLSLGTAEARAAAPSQAELALRPSGPVTASSPEAEKIRLYMDLFRARTDVFALRWENAAEGKAGWVPAVPGGWRKWMDRDNTNYTRLTPAEVEAHLRGTQHIGLYPLTARDSCYFVAADFDGDAAMLDALAYLKAARYRGIPAALEVSQSGRGAHVWIFFAQEVSAESARSLASSLLHEAMGIRGSMSLRSYDRLFPSQDRHTGKGMGNLIAAPLSGRRRKHGTTLFLDTSTLEPYEDQWAYLSGLGRVSPGELKSLLRLLPAPVTGRKTRLEVPASSKISPRPAPIVNASIAARITLRATDLGPAMVTALKHAAALPNPDFYERQRQRRSTWGIPRFLTSYDETLEGDLILPRGLLPRLEELVQTAGSKLRLTDHRVVGEAADFAFTATLHPEQQRAFNALAARTHAVLVAAPGSGKTVMACALIAAKSVSTLVLVDRKALADQWRGEILTFLGEKSGQIGGGKSKTTGRIDVALLPTLARRKNVAELTAGYGFVVVDECHHVPAAAFSQVMNQVPARSWLGLTATPYRRDGLEELIFHQLGTFTHEFATARHGELPQSAAEFPAPALQLRLHDTAFDYDGDIDPSEPGGITRIYKILIEDRNRLAQVAGDVIEAHGQGRQILVLSTWKRHLQLIAEELRGAGLDPIELTGSLKTSERRAAMERINSTPEDEALLVLGTGSLIGEGFDCPRLDTLFLAAPVSFKGRLVQYAGRVTRPHPGKATAVVHDYVDVLTPVIARAYDKRAGGYRDLGFATESKNRLP; encoded by the coding sequence GTGAGTCCCACCCACCACGATCCGGACCAACCCCAGCTGCCGCTTGATGGGGCATCGACCCGGCCCCCGGCACCGGCCGACACCCGCGCCCCCGCCGATGCCCCTGCCAACGCCCCTGCCAACGCCGGCTCCGTCCAACGCGAGCTTGAGGCGCTGCGCATCGACAACTTGCGGCTGCGCAAGCTCTTGTCCCTGGGCACTGCCGAGGCACGGGCCGCGGCACCCTCCCAGGCCGAGCTCGCGCTGCGCCCCTCTGGTCCGGTGACCGCCAGCTCCCCGGAGGCCGAGAAGATCCGGCTCTACATGGACCTGTTTCGCGCCCGCACCGATGTCTTTGCGCTGCGCTGGGAAAACGCGGCGGAGGGAAAGGCCGGCTGGGTGCCGGCGGTTCCCGGGGGCTGGCGCAAATGGATGGACCGGGACAATACGAACTACACCAGGCTCACCCCGGCCGAGGTCGAGGCCCACCTGCGGGGCACCCAGCACATCGGGCTCTACCCGTTGACGGCGCGGGACAGCTGCTACTTTGTGGCCGCGGACTTCGATGGGGACGCCGCGATGCTCGATGCGCTGGCCTACCTCAAGGCCGCGCGCTACCGCGGTATCCCCGCCGCCCTGGAGGTCTCCCAGTCCGGGCGCGGGGCGCACGTGTGGATTTTCTTCGCGCAGGAGGTCTCTGCCGAGTCCGCGCGCTCCCTGGCCAGCTCGCTGCTGCACGAGGCCATGGGCATCAGGGGCTCGATGTCGCTGCGCAGCTACGACCGGCTCTTCCCCTCCCAGGACCGGCACACCGGCAAGGGCATGGGCAACCTGATCGCCGCCCCGTTGTCCGGCAGGCGCCGCAAGCACGGCACCACGCTCTTTCTGGACACCTCGACCCTGGAGCCCTACGAGGACCAATGGGCGTACCTCTCGGGCCTCGGGCGGGTGAGCCCCGGGGAACTGAAATCGCTGCTGCGGTTGCTGCCGGCACCGGTCACCGGGCGCAAGACCCGCCTGGAGGTCCCGGCCTCCTCCAAGATCTCCCCGCGACCCGCCCCGATCGTCAATGCCTCGATCGCTGCACGCATCACCCTGCGCGCCACGGACCTGGGCCCGGCCATGGTCACCGCGCTGAAGCACGCCGCGGCCCTGCCCAACCCCGACTTCTACGAGCGGCAGCGCCAGCGGCGCTCCACCTGGGGCATCCCGCGCTTCCTCACCAGCTACGACGAAACCCTCGAGGGCGACCTTATCCTGCCCCGCGGGTTGCTGCCCCGGCTGGAGGAACTCGTTCAAACCGCCGGCAGCAAGCTCAGGCTCACCGACCACCGTGTCGTAGGGGAAGCAGCAGACTTCGCCTTCACCGCGACGTTGCATCCCGAGCAGCAGCGGGCGTTCAATGCGCTGGCGGCCCGCACCCACGCGGTGCTGGTCGCCGCGCCGGGCAGCGGCAAGACCGTCATGGCCTGTGCGCTGATCGCGGCCAAGTCCGTCTCCACGCTGGTGCTGGTGGACCGCAAGGCGCTGGCGGACCAATGGCGCGGCGAGATCCTGACCTTCCTCGGCGAGAAATCCGGCCAGATCGGCGGCGGGAAGTCGAAGACCACCGGCCGCATCGACGTGGCGCTGCTGCCCACGCTGGCCCGGCGCAAGAATGTTGCGGAGCTGACCGCCGGCTACGGGTTCGTGGTGGTCGATGAATGCCACCACGTGCCTGCGGCCGCCTTCAGCCAGGTCATGAACCAGGTCCCGGCCCGTTCCTGGCTCGGGCTCACCGCCACCCCGTACCGACGCGACGGGCTGGAGGAGCTGATCTTCCACCAGCTGGGCACCTTCACCCACGAGTTCGCCACGGCCCGCCACGGCGAACTGCCGCAAAGCGCCGCCGAGTTCCCCGCTCCCGCCCTGCAGCTGCGCCTCCACGACACGGCGTTCGACTACGACGGGGACATCGACCCGAGCGAGCCGGGCGGGATCACGCGGATCTACAAGATCCTCATCGAGGACCGGAACCGCCTGGCCCAGGTCGCCGGCGACGTCATCGAGGCGCACGGACAAGGCCGGCAAATCCTGGTGCTCTCGACCTGGAAGCGGCATCTGCAGCTGATCGCCGAGGAGTTGCGCGGCGCCGGGCTCGACCCGATCGAGCTCACGGGATCGCTGAAGACCTCAGAGCGGCGGGCCGCAATGGAGCGGATCAACTCCACCCCCGAGGACGAAGCGCTGCTGGTCCTGGGCACCGGGTCGCTGATCGGCGAGGGCTTCGACTGCCCGCGCCTGGACACGCTCTTCCTGGCCGCACCCGTTTCCTTCAAGGGACGGCTCGTCCAGTACGCCGGCCGGGTCACCCGGCCACACCCGGGCAAGGCCACCGCCGTGGTGCACGACTACGTCGACGTGCTCACCCCGGTGATCGCCCGCGCCTACGACAAGCGCGCCGGCGGGTACCGGGACCTGGGGTTCGCGACCGAGTCCAAGAACCGCTTGCCTTAA
- a CDS encoding NAD(P)/FAD-dependent oxidoreductase, giving the protein MTEENASTAAGQWLRELERALEAGNTEAAAALFGEESYWRDLSALTWNLHTSEGRGEIKDMLDGVGPDAWPRDLSLVSATEGDGVIEAWYTFTNKSIDGKGLLRLRDGKCWTLLSTAQGLREFPEPAGALRERGADHGSEMTSENWLDRRHRRAAELGITEQPYVLVIGGGQGGIGLGARLKRLGVPALVIDKHPRPGDQWRSRYHSLALHDPVWYDHMPYIPFPDHWPVFTPKDKMGDWLESYTRLMELDYWSNTEATSAVHDPDTGAWTVQVIREGRKHTLSPAHVVIATGMSGIPNIPSFEGQDVFGGEQNHSSTHPGGEAYRGKNVVVVGANNSAHDICADLYQNGAKPVMVQRSSTHIVRSESLMNTVLGPLYSEEALANGIDHETADLIFASIPYKVLPEFHRPAFEKIRADDADFYQGLTDAGFDLDFGDDDSGLFLKYLRRGSGYYINIGASELVADGSIALAHGDVAHLTEDSVVLDDGTVLPADAVVYATGYGSMNGWAARLISQDVADAVGKCWGLGSDTTKDPGPWQGELRNMWKPTRQENLWFHGGNLHQSRHYSKYLALQLKARFEGIDTPVYALAETHHSS; this is encoded by the coding sequence ATGACCGAAGAGAATGCCAGCACCGCGGCAGGGCAATGGCTCCGCGAGCTGGAACGCGCACTGGAAGCGGGCAACACCGAGGCGGCGGCAGCCCTCTTCGGCGAGGAATCCTACTGGCGGGACCTGTCGGCGCTGACCTGGAACCTGCACACCTCCGAGGGCCGCGGGGAAATCAAGGACATGCTGGACGGGGTCGGGCCCGACGCCTGGCCGCGGGACCTCTCCCTGGTCTCGGCCACCGAGGGCGACGGCGTGATCGAGGCCTGGTACACCTTCACCAACAAATCCATCGACGGCAAGGGGCTGCTGCGGCTGCGCGACGGCAAGTGCTGGACGCTGCTGTCCACCGCCCAAGGGCTGCGCGAGTTCCCGGAGCCGGCCGGGGCGCTGCGCGAACGCGGGGCCGACCACGGGTCCGAGATGACATCGGAGAACTGGCTGGATCGGCGCCACCGGCGCGCGGCGGAATTAGGCATCACCGAACAGCCGTACGTGCTGGTTATCGGCGGCGGGCAGGGCGGCATCGGGCTCGGCGCCCGGCTCAAGCGCCTGGGCGTCCCCGCCCTGGTCATCGACAAGCACCCGCGCCCGGGCGACCAGTGGCGTTCGCGCTACCACTCGCTGGCCCTGCACGACCCGGTCTGGTACGACCACATGCCCTACATCCCCTTCCCAGACCACTGGCCGGTGTTCACCCCCAAGGACAAGATGGGCGACTGGCTGGAAAGCTACACCCGGCTGATGGAACTGGACTACTGGTCCAACACCGAGGCCACTTCCGCCGTCCACGACCCTGACACCGGGGCATGGACCGTCCAGGTGATCCGCGAGGGCCGGAAGCACACCTTGAGCCCCGCACACGTGGTAATCGCCACCGGCATGTCCGGGATCCCGAACATCCCCTCCTTCGAAGGCCAAGACGTCTTCGGCGGGGAACAGAACCATTCCTCGACCCACCCTGGCGGCGAAGCCTACCGGGGCAAGAACGTGGTGGTCGTCGGCGCCAACAACTCCGCCCACGACATCTGCGCGGACCTCTACCAAAACGGCGCCAAGCCCGTCATGGTGCAACGCTCCAGCACCCACATCGTGCGCTCGGAGTCGCTGATGAACACCGTGCTCGGGCCGTTGTACTCCGAGGAGGCGCTGGCAAACGGCATCGACCACGAGACCGCGGACCTGATCTTCGCCTCCATCCCCTACAAGGTGCTGCCCGAATTCCACCGCCCGGCGTTCGAGAAGATCCGCGCGGACGACGCGGATTTCTACCAAGGGCTCACCGATGCCGGCTTCGACCTGGACTTCGGCGACGACGATTCCGGTTTGTTCCTGAAGTACCTGCGCCGCGGCTCGGGCTACTACATCAACATCGGCGCCTCCGAGCTGGTCGCCGACGGGTCCATCGCCCTGGCACACGGCGACGTGGCGCATTTGACCGAGGACTCGGTGGTGCTCGACGACGGCACGGTGCTGCCGGCCGACGCGGTGGTCTATGCCACCGGCTACGGCTCCATGAACGGCTGGGCGGCCAGGCTCATCTCCCAGGACGTGGCCGATGCGGTGGGCAAGTGCTGGGGCCTGGGCTCGGACACCACCAAGGACCCGGGTCCGTGGCAGGGCGAGCTGCGCAACATGTGGAAGCCGACCCGGCAGGAAAACCTATGGTTCCACGGCGGGAACCTGCACCAGTCGAGGCACTACTCCAAGTACCTGGCGCTGCAGCTCAAGGCACGCTTCGAGGGCATCGACACCCCCGTCTACGCGCTGGCCGAGACTCACCACAGCTCCTGA
- a CDS encoding GAF domain-containing protein produces MRRRSEGIGFIAGARWRETDVGTNGLGAAMAERTAVQIFGPEHAREEQHTWVCTSAPIIEERTGQVLGAITLSGSYRTAHPHTLALVSATAREAAGLLSERHHRELHLLAASVPSPVGRHVLVDAQGWVAHSTGFGVGTRLRLPGTLSPGGAWLPELGAVVAEEVPGGWLLHGGKRASDARLELALAPVPVAVVVQDGQRTEIRLTERHGEILALLVANPAGLDAHGLMERLPGITTTVTVRAELSRLRTRLGGLIESRPYRLGLPAAFRP; encoded by the coding sequence ATTCGCCGACGCAGTGAGGGCATCGGATTCATTGCCGGGGCGCGATGGCGGGAAACCGATGTCGGCACCAACGGGCTGGGCGCCGCCATGGCCGAACGCACCGCGGTGCAGATCTTCGGCCCGGAACATGCCCGCGAGGAACAACATACCTGGGTGTGCACCAGTGCCCCGATCATCGAGGAACGCACCGGACAGGTGCTTGGCGCCATCACGCTCTCCGGGTCCTACCGCACCGCGCACCCGCATACCCTTGCGTTGGTCAGCGCCACGGCGCGGGAGGCCGCCGGCCTGCTGTCCGAACGGCACCACCGCGAGCTTCATCTGCTGGCTGCTTCGGTTCCGTCCCCGGTCGGACGCCATGTGCTGGTCGATGCGCAGGGCTGGGTGGCGCATTCGACGGGATTCGGCGTGGGAACCCGCCTGCGGCTGCCCGGCACACTGTCCCCCGGCGGCGCCTGGCTGCCCGAGCTCGGGGCGGTGGTGGCCGAAGAGGTCCCCGGCGGCTGGCTGCTGCACGGCGGCAAGCGCGCGTCGGACGCCCGGCTGGAACTGGCCCTAGCCCCGGTGCCGGTTGCCGTCGTTGTCCAGGACGGGCAACGAACCGAGATCCGCCTCACCGAGCGGCACGGCGAGATCCTGGCGCTGCTGGTGGCCAACCCGGCCGGCCTGGACGCCCACGGCCTCATGGAGCGGCTTCCCGGCATCACCACCACCGTCACGGTGCGCGCCGAGCTCTCCCGGCTGCGCACCAGGCTCGGCGGGCTGATCGAATCCCGGCCCTACCGCCTGGGCCTGCCGGCGGCCTTCCGCCCCTGA
- a CDS encoding histidine phosphatase family protein, with translation MKLGFIRHGQTDWNAEGRLQGSSDIPLNEVGRQQARDAVAVLGAGSWDAIVSSPLSRARETAEIIASGLGIELGRSYEELIERDYGQAEGMQDGEWEKLWPNKVGGGIENLDSVVARGLAAIELIAADFPEKNVAVVCHGTIIRYTLSALAGNQFDSILNGSVSLTDNVDGLWMVRSVNGETLGTPLIQ, from the coding sequence ATGAAACTTGGATTCATTCGCCATGGGCAAACCGATTGGAACGCCGAAGGCCGCCTGCAGGGCTCCAGCGACATCCCTCTCAACGAGGTCGGACGCCAGCAGGCCCGCGACGCCGTGGCGGTGCTTGGCGCAGGCTCCTGGGATGCGATTGTCAGTTCCCCGCTGTCCCGGGCGCGCGAAACTGCGGAAATCATTGCAAGTGGCCTGGGGATAGAGTTGGGACGCAGCTACGAGGAACTCATTGAGCGAGATTACGGTCAGGCCGAAGGCATGCAGGACGGTGAATGGGAGAAGCTCTGGCCTAACAAGGTCGGCGGCGGAATAGAGAACTTGGACTCAGTGGTGGCTCGCGGTCTTGCCGCCATCGAGCTGATCGCCGCGGACTTCCCGGAGAAGAACGTTGCGGTGGTGTGCCACGGAACGATCATCCGCTACACCCTTTCCGCGCTCGCCGGAAACCAATTTGACAGCATTCTCAATGGATCCGTATCGCTGACGGACAACGTTGATGGCCTGTGGATGGTGCGCAGCGTCAACGGGGAAACGCTTGGAACCCCTCTCATCCAGTAG
- a CDS encoding exonuclease domain-containing protein yields the protein MTLGHFAVIDTETTGLFPGNHDRIAEIAVITMDRSGAVLDRWETLINPERDLGKQSIHGIRAKDILDAPRFSDVADELDWRLSGTIVVAHNLGFDARFLRAEFHRAGLELPDFYLPRGLCTMQMAHEYLPGAGRSLQDCCDSFSIELRHAHSAGDDAEAAAVLLSRYMELDPDLGDWDFLLTEAAETSWRQTPLTPLREPAHRSSAGSLEPHFVDRIVVRLPEISGPAEHHEYLALLDRALLDRYLSAHEKSALVATADDLGIGQTTVRELHGKYFASVSAVAWADGSLTGDELNELTTIAGLLGISAQQLEAASQATQETVPPVPDTTALTSSFLVPGDLVVLTGDMSRPRNAIEAELEEAGFTPHGAVTKKVKLLVAADPDSLSGKARKARSYGIPVVGEDYLWNRLLRSPGN from the coding sequence ATGACACTGGGACATTTCGCAGTCATTGATACGGAAACCACGGGACTTTTCCCGGGAAACCACGACCGCATCGCAGAAATTGCCGTCATTACCATGGACCGTTCGGGAGCGGTACTGGATCGATGGGAAACGTTGATCAATCCAGAGCGTGACTTAGGCAAGCAATCGATCCATGGCATCCGGGCAAAGGACATCCTCGACGCGCCACGCTTCAGTGACGTCGCTGACGAACTTGATTGGCGCCTATCCGGAACCATTGTTGTTGCGCATAATCTCGGATTCGACGCGCGTTTCCTCAGGGCCGAATTTCATCGTGCGGGACTCGAACTTCCCGATTTCTATTTACCACGCGGTTTGTGCACCATGCAGATGGCGCACGAGTATCTGCCTGGGGCGGGGCGCTCCCTGCAGGACTGCTGTGATTCATTCAGCATCGAGCTGCGGCATGCTCACAGCGCCGGGGATGACGCCGAGGCAGCGGCCGTCCTTCTATCCCGATATATGGAGCTCGATCCCGATCTGGGAGACTGGGACTTTCTCCTGACGGAGGCGGCGGAAACATCCTGGCGACAAACACCGCTTACGCCCCTTCGCGAACCCGCGCACCGATCATCGGCGGGTTCTTTGGAACCGCACTTTGTTGACCGGATTGTGGTGCGGCTGCCAGAAATATCCGGACCAGCGGAACACCATGAGTATCTGGCACTACTTGACCGCGCACTGCTTGACCGGTATCTCTCCGCTCACGAAAAGTCCGCACTCGTTGCCACCGCCGATGATCTGGGAATCGGCCAAACCACCGTTCGGGAACTGCACGGGAAGTATTTCGCTTCGGTGTCAGCTGTCGCTTGGGCAGATGGTTCGCTCACCGGAGATGAACTAAACGAACTGACAACCATCGCGGGGCTGCTCGGCATCTCTGCCCAACAGCTCGAGGCCGCTTCCCAAGCAACACAGGAAACGGTCCCGCCGGTCCCTGATACGACTGCTTTGACCTCCTCGTTCCTGGTACCTGGCGATCTCGTCGTACTGACCGGGGACATGAGCAGGCCGCGCAATGCCATCGAAGCCGAGTTGGAAGAAGCCGGCTTCACGCCTCACGGGGCTGTGACAAAAAAGGTCAAGCTTCTCGTGGCCGCCGATCCGGACAGCCTCTCGGGCAAAGCGCGAAAAGCCAGATCCTACGGCATCCCGGTGGTCGGGGAGGATTACCTGTGGAACCGTCTCCTTAGATCGCCGGGCAACTGA